gtatgtaatAACCATTTCATATTTGACCATTCTTCTATATACGAATATTCAGGCTGTCTCCTCACTTTTGCAGTAACAAACAAGGATGCAACAAGTAATATGtgcacatgtattttcttttgttggaGGTGTGTCTTCAGAGTATACTCCTAAAAGTGGGATTGTTAaatcaaaagaaatgtattttttatgagTGTCTGATGTCCCTCCATATTCGTTGTagcaatttgcattcccatcagcaatgtggGAGGTCCCTGTTAGCCCAGAACATCACCAACAGAGTGTGTGGCCATACTTTTTGATTATCTGTCAATCTAATTAGTGAGACACAGTATCTGtgtagctttaatttgcatttctctaatcaTGAATGAGGTTgaactttttttgtttcaagacctaatttatttatttatgaattatatCCTTTGTCCACTTTTCTATTGGATTTCTggtattttttcctcctcaatcCTAAGAGTTCTCCATATAGCAGGGATTAGCCCATTGTCTGTGagatgttgtaaatattttcttccaatttatcAACTGCTTTTGACTTTGTAGTGTTTCTCCCATGGAAAAGctcttttgttacatttttatacagtCAAATTAACTTTTCTTATTTCATCTGGATCTTAAGTCATGGAAAATTTCCCAGCACCCAGGTCAAAGAGGcattcatttcaatttttatttttggatccACGATCTGTTTATTTAGTCTTGTGTATGCTGTGAGGCAGGgatctaattttatcttcttccaAATGATTAACCAGTTGTCCcccactattaaaaaaaaattggggcttCCAAACTTATTCCACAGGTCTGACTACTGCACTGACTTACTCACTgaagttttatagtttgcttTAATGTCTTAGAAGAGCTAGTCTCCTCCTtgcagttttctctctctttttttaaagttattcattttgagagagagcatgcgcacaagcaggggaggggcagagacagacagagagagggagagaaggaatccctagcaggctctgcgctgtcagtgtggatcccaacgtggggcttgatctcacaaactgtgagatcgtgacctgagccaaaatccagagtcagatgtttaatagactgagtcacccaggcaccctgcagttttctctttttgaagcAGCATTTTCCTGGGTATTCTTGCATGTGATTATTCTAAAGCACatatttaagtgaaattttaatgacaaaatttGGTACTCTCAGGTGTCAAAatgaaaaaaccagaaacaagagTTTCCAAAGATGTAAAGCATGTGGAAGTAGAGAGGCGTGGCTGGATCTCATCCGCTGAGGTCATCTTGCTGCTTCTGGCTTTATTTTGATTAACGTTTGGTCGCACACACTGAAAAACGACCTAAGATAGTTGCTTTGAGCGCCGCTTTTTCTCATTGTACAATTCCCTGTAGCAGTTGATCGCATCATTGATTGCTCCCGAAACTTTCAGTTTCCAATCATCATTAGGGCCGTCACTTGTAAGGACCTGTAGGCCTGCCTCGAAGTGTGAGAAGGCTGCTGAGAGTCTTCCTGTGGTTAGCTGACGCAGGGCAGGTGGGGCATCTTCACTCTCCTCTTCTGCAGGCTCCTGCTCTAGCTGCATCAGTTCCTTGTTCGAGAGATCCTCCTCGTGGGACCTCAGCAACTGGTCCACGTCGGCTTCTACAACCTCTTCGAAAGCCACATTCTTGGCAAGGCTCACAATGTTTTGTTGAAGTTGTGCAATGTTATCTGCTTGGGAAACGCTCTGGAACCGAACACACTCAGGCCAGATCTTCTTCCACACGCTGTTCATCGTTGCCGGTCTCAGCGCCTCCCAAGCTAGTGCAATGTTGTCTACAGCATCCATGATGCTGTAGTTTCTCCAGAACTCCCTGATCGTAGCTGTATCCTCCCCATCTGTTGCTTCTAGGATGTGCTCAAAAGTTCTTCTCACGTAATGAGCTTTGAAGGCGGAGGCTATGCCTTGACCCACGGGCTGGATGGAGTCAGCTGTACTGTCATGAAGATATTCCACTCTTACATTATCAGACAGATCACTCAAATTTACCGGGTGGCATGGGGCATTGTCTAGGATGAGCAACGCTTTGTGGGTGAGATTATTCTGGGCACAGTATCTTTCAACGGCTGGGCAAAAAAAGTATGTGAACCATTCCTGAAAGATGCTCCTGGTTGCCCAGGCCTTTTTGTTTGAGCGCCAAATTACAGGCAAATTGGGCTTGGAGTATCCTTTCAGAGCCTTGGGGTTTTCCAAGTGGTACACCAATAagggcttcaacttaaagtcccCAGCTGCATTGCCACCAAGAAGCAGCATCAAGCGATCTCTGGATGATTTAAAGCCTGGCTCAGCTTTCTCTTCCACAGAAATGAACGTTCCTTCAGGCATTCTCTTCCAATAAAGCCCCGTCTCATCTACGTTAAAAACCTGCTGGGGGGTATACTCACCTTCTTCAATGATGCTTCTTAGCGCTTCTGGATATATGTCCTTGTTTCCAGGAGCCGTGCTGTTTATCTTGAAGTGGGGCAAACAGTGGCGCTCCTTGAATCTCACAAACCACCCTTTACTTGCAGTAAACTTTTCTGTTGGAGAGCTTGCACCTCTTTCACGCTGTAAGTCATCAAACAAACTCTTAGCCTTCTCCTGAATAACTGTGACACTCAGGGGCACATTTCGCTGGCTCTGGTCTTCAAGCCACACATGCAGCAGGCGCTCCATGGTCTCCATGACTGCACTTCGATGCCGAGTCAACCGGGAGGCTCTCAAAGGAGTAGCTATTTGCGAATTcgctttaattttttccttattatctCGGATTGTAGCCACTGTAGAAACAGCAAGGCCCAAGGCCTTCGCAATTTGGCTGAGCTTTTCACCAACTTCAAATCGTCTTAACACTTCCAATTTTATGTCGAGGGTAATTGCTTTCCGTTCCCTTTTGGCACTTGGGATGGCCGATGCATTTAGGGACCTTTTCCCAGGCATTTTCCCTTCCAGAATGTAATAAAATCACACCAGTCTCAGGAGCAAGAAGGCCCGTGGCTATTCTCTGCTCCCTTGCAAAACGTGGGAGAGAACGGGGCTGCCAAGAAGTGCAGGCAAATGAGAAAAAGGTCACCAAAGGCCTGCCCGGCCCCCTTTGCCAGAAACAGGCTGGTTCGCTCTTGGTTAGAAGGCAGGCAGCGTAGGCCTCTGGTGTCAATCAGAGTGTCCAATCCCCAGACAGCACCTCTGCAGGAACATTAAAACCGGCGTGGGTTTCTGGgatccagaaaacagaaaaaaatccgTGCAAGTTAATAACGCTGCATAGCACACACCGAGTCAGTGCCTCCGTTCTAGAGGGACATCGAAGCAGCAGGTAGCCGGGTAGCGGGCTCACGAGAGGCGCCGGTAGCagcggccgggggtgggggtgggggggcggaccAGGGACTGGTGTTGTCTTTTGTGAACCGCTTCCTGTGGAGGACCCGGGAAATATGTGTCCTTGGAGATGCCCGACTTAAAATAAGTCTCAAGGCGCTGGGTATCCTCATAGCATCTAGCCCGAGTCGGTCGCTGGGATTTCTGCGCTCCGCTGTGTGGACAGGACCCGACAGCGCTCACGTTCAGATCTTTAAAAAGTCAGGTGGTAGGGTAGACAGCTGATGAGAGGTCCCAAGCCGGCGCCTAGTCCTTACCGCGCATGAGCGACGCCTCCAGCGCCCGCGGGGCCGGCTCCGGGGGTGTGGCGCTTCTCTGGCTTTGTTGCTGTTCTGCGCGTGCGCGCGCCCGAGCGGCGCGAGGGCGGGGCGGGGAGTGTCGCCCCCGCTCCGGGCGGCGGCCGAGCGGTCTGGGCCGTGCGGCGGTGGCCCAGGAGGCGGCGGGATGGTCAGGGCAGGCGTGAGAGCCCTCGGAACAGCCCGGCAGGTGAGCGGGGAGGTTCTGCCCGCAGGTGtcgggaggcgggggcgggggctccgCTCGACGCCTTGGTGACGCCGCCCGGTTGCGCCGGCTGTCGCGGGGTAGGGGTCCGGGGAGCGGACTAGAGGGGCCTGGCTGCGGCCACCACCACATCCCCAGCCGGCGGCTCTGTCCCCGCGGCTGAGGTGGCCGTCCCTTGCCCTCCGcgtccctgcccttctcctcgCGGCTTCTTGCCGCCTTCTGAATTTCCCGCCGCCTCCCGGGCCCTGCGCAGTGCtggctccctcctctgcctcctcagtCCCCTCTCCAAAGAGCCCCCACGTGGAGCGATTTGCGTTCGAGTCACGAGTCCCTGCAAACCCACAGCATCTCCTCGGGCACCTCGCTTCGACTGCGAGCCCGTTTCCTCCTGGGCCCGGAGGTAATGCTTGCTGTGGCTCAGAGTTGCTCTCTGAGCCGGATGTCATACTGCACGTGGAAGAGCTTTGCGGGCTGTTAGTGTTTCTCACGCGTGGAGCCCGGTTTCACCACTCTCATAGCAGCTAGTACTGCTTCCAGCCTTCCGTGCTAAGGGCTTTACACGAACCCTCTCATTTAAGTCCTAAACCCTTCCTGCACGAAAGCGCTGCCATAACCCTCTTTATGGAAGAGACAATGTAAAAGCAAAACTGGCCGCTTGCAGCTCAGGGCCATCTCGCTCCAGTGCCTTCACTTTTAGGTATTTCTGGGTTGTGTGCCTTTCCTCTGGTTAAATACTATGAAATGGGATTccgtgggttttgtttttttaatgtttttttaaattcagttttgagagacagagtgtgggcagggggaggggcagagagagagacagagacacagaatctgcagcaggctccaggctctgagctgtcagcatacagcctggcttggggctcaaacccaggaactgcaaggtcattacctgagccgaagtcggaagcttaaccgactgagccacccaggcgccccctaggaTTCCCTATTTTAAGGTTCTGTTTCTGTATTGGTTGATACATCCCAGGGTGCAGTGATCACATTGGCTTAATTTTTTCTCCTGCATAAATGTGAGGTTTCTGATTTTTGGTCCAAGAAAGGCATCTTGGTTTCCAGACAGtagtgaaggaggaagaaggattCTGTGGATTTATCTCCTGTCTTGTCTTCAGGAATGAGCTTTTCCCTCCCATCCCTATTCATTTTGGAGGTGGTACAAGTGAGCTCCGTTTCTGGAACTATCGATGAAAGCAGAGCCTTTCGCCTGGGACGTTTCAGCATTGCAGAGGCTGTTCTGGTTGTTAACACGTGGTGGAAAGTCAGTAATTGACACGGCTGTGTCCTGAGTCACTGAACCTCCGTGGCCTCAGTGGTTTCAGTTACGAAGGAAGTTGGATGATCTttgagggttttttcccccagactGAGTTGTTCATCTGTTGAGAGTCAAGAAGTGAACACAGGCAAGGGCTCTGTCCCTCGGCTGCTCTCCTTGGATTTgtaggctggggggggggggcctgcaaAAGCTGGAGAGGCGTCACAGTGTAGTCAAAAGTACCCTATCAGTTAACACTCATCAAGGGAAGCTTATGTTCTGGAGGCTTCCATGCAGTTATTTTCTCATTCAGTGATCTTGCCGCACCATCCCTGCTGTGCAAGGAGAACGGGACTCGCAGAACAAGGGaagtagaaaaggaagggaagggaatggagggCATAAATGCCATATCAATGTGGGTGGGATAGTTGATGCTGAAGGAAGTGAGCTGCCAGCAGATTGAAGAGCCACTGCCTGGCGGGCTTGTGTCTGCGTGAGTCTGAGACCGCAGGGTAACCTGGCTGATGATCTGACGGGAAAAAAAGGACAGTGGCACTTTGCCTGTTGAAGGGTCTTACTGTGCCCAGCCCCACGTCTTGGCATTGCGTATGCTCATCACAGCCAAACACCAGTAACAGACTGTGTCTCTGAGAACTGCCTCTGACCTAACGTGGTTCCCTAACCCATGTCAGAAGAAGATTAAGTCATGAACTGAAATAAAGGAATTGGGAGTTTTATCAAGTTTTGGAGGCCTGAAGCACAGTACTTAGCACTTCTAGGGCTGAAGGCCACCAGCCCTGCTCTGTTTGGAAACCCTGGGAGGCTTGGTCACGGTCATAGACCCCACGAGGCCCATCAGGTACCCAGGGGGCCGGTCACGCTCATAGACCCCACGTGGCCCATCACGTACCCAGGGGGCCGGTCACGGTCATAGACCCCACGTGGCCTGTCACGTACCCAGGGGGCCGGTCACGCTCATAGACCCCACGAGGCCCATCAGGTACCCAGGGGGCCGGTCACTGCTGTGCTTGGGCTTTGTGCAGTCGCTCTGCTTGTTCTTGGAGCAAGCTGATTCAAAGATTctaagaaacaaacttaaaattatgACAACGTGGAGATTtccatctgaattttaaaagaccCAGATAAGAGATAACCCCAGAAGTGTTGGCTCTCTGTGGGTCTTCTGCCTCTCCCAGGTGCTTTGCTGAGCTGCTGTGTTTGTTGTGTTCACATGTGCCAAGCGGAGGCCTTTCCTCCCAAGGACCCCGGCTTTGGCTTCACCACGCACACAGCATGGTGGAGTGTGAGGAGGGAGCATTTGATGATGTGTCTCATAATATCTGATAAAAGAAGTCGCTGTTTCATGAAGGAAACCACCCTCGTTTAACCGTAAAATGTGTTCTCTTGTCCCAcggagggggatggggggtggggggtggggggggtaggcATTCCCCTGGGACAAGCAGGGTTTCCACAATCTTGCTGTTTTGGGGCCAGGTGTTGCTATGGGATTTTCCTACATCTATTTTCGAGATCCTGGGAAGGAAATCACCCGGAAGCAGTTCATGCAGTATTACTTGGTGAGGGGTCTGGTGAGGGGACTTACAGTCTGTCCACCCAGGAAGGAGCTGGTACCTATGGCGGCGTGCCCACCCCTGTGGTCTGCAAGCTCTGATCCTGAGCATCCCAGCCTTGGGGTATAGACAAGACCAGTTTCACTTTTCCCAGTAACTCCCTCACTGAACGCTGTCATGCCCACATTCTTGCTGGGTGGCGGTCCCTGTAACATCATGGCCTAACTTCATCATTGACTAGCTTTTGCTCCTAAgacctcattctctttttctgtaaaCTCCAATCTTCTGTCTGATTGAAAGCTTTTCTCCTAGTGTGGTCCTACCCTGACCCTGAGCAGGGTGGGCCAGCACTGTCCACCCCAGGCTTTGTGCTGTGCTCGCAGGGTCCTCCCTGGCTTGTCCTTCTGAGCGCTGAAGTCAGGTGGAGTGCCCCTCCAGCTTAAGTGTAAGCTTAGGTAGGAGCAGAGGACTTGCTCCCCCTCTGCCCATCGCCCTAGATAACACGCAGTTAAGATCCGGACTTCCATCTGTGTGATGATGTTTGTAGAGAACCATTGTTTCCCACCAGGGTCTGTGGCTGAGGCCTTTGTTGTCTGCCTGCACGTCTGTCCTCAGAGAGGCCCTTGCTCCCTGCTGGGTGGGGGAATGGcagctgcctctcctctctcccaaggATCTGCCTcctgctggggaggaggggtgagacGGGGGTCCTCCTGTGTCTGCATTCTGGACAGATTCCAGAGTTCCCTCAAGCTCTGGCACCGCTGACAGTGACGTGTTTGTTCTGAGGCACAGCCTAGAGCACTGAACGGGGACGTgttccctccctggctcacctCACTCAGCGCTGCGCTCAGCCCCCGTGGTGCACAGGGGACGGGCAGCCTCTCCCCAGGCTCAGACCAGAAACCTGATCTTCCTCACCCAGAGGAACTTGCAGGTTGGCTGGAAAAGTCCAGCTTGTGAGTGCTGCACCGTCTCCCCGCTCCTCCGCAGCTGTTGTGAGATCACCTGATGACATCTTAGGGTGTCACAGAAGTAAGTAAGCTGAAGCGCAGCCCTCCCTGAGCGCCTCATGCATTTGggaataaaaaaacccacagtatCCAGGAACTTAAGTAGCAAACTTTGCTGTAAAATAGCTTTGTTATTTCTCCTAACTAAAATTGGGAGAACGTttccttccaatttttaaaatgaggagaaAGTATATTTGCAAAAAATGGGAAGTGAATAAGAATATAAAGAAGGAAGCCCCTGGCCTGCTCTGAGCAAGGTTACACAGGTGGGCACTGGTCTCCACCCTGCCCCTTGGGCTTCACCGTGTTGAGCTGTGTACCCAGGTGGTAGTGTAATTGTGTCGGAGAAAGCAAGACTGGCCAGCCGGGCGGTGATCCAAAAAGTAAGAGATTGAAACATGATGGGGGCTGTAAGGATGTCCCAAGCTCTTGCCTCTTTAACGTGAGAGCCGGTGGAGTCTCTGGGGTCTCTGTTGCAGAAAAGCTGGGGTGTTCGGCTGCTCTGAGGCGTTTCTTTGACGAGCATTAGGCTGTACTGTGGAAGCATTGAGCTTTGTGGGGTGGTCATAAGATGCCACAGTTGGGAACACGTCCTCATCACACAACCCCGAGTCTTTATTTACTTTCCAGAAGGAGCATTGTTGTAGTGATCTGAGATGCTGTCGAGAGCAGATGGATGGCAGAAGGAAACGGGGCACACCCCTGAATTGTGTCTTTGAAGAGCTTCCCAGAGGAGCATGTCTGCGTGCAGATGGTTGGGTCCAGAGGCACCAATAGCTTGTGGGCCGTGGGGATTACGTTTTCATTCTCCCTGGCACTGTTTTCTTGTGGTACCTGCAGCTGGGTGGACAGAATGTTCCCGAATCAGCTCTGTATCTCAGGACTGCCCTGTAGTCAGTGTAAGACTGTTGTTTGTGTGCCTTCTGGATTTCCAAGGCAGTGTGGAATCTTAGTGCCTGGATGTACCAAATTTTAACTCCTGTTGCTGAAttggtttctgtttcttaaaatggaaataggTTCATACCCCAGGCTGAAAGTATTCATGTTAGTAGAAAAACAAAACGGATCTGTTCTGCAGAGGGTAGGCTGAGGTAGAGCCACAGTCTGGGTCTGTGGAGCACGTCCGAGCACAGAAGCACGTGGTTTGCTGCCGAATGCCCTGCTCTGCAGGTCTGGCGTTCTTTTTCCTAGGCGGACTGGCTGGAGGTTGTGAACAGTTTGTGCGTGGTATTCCTGCTCCTGGACGGCATCTGAGGTGAGGGGTAAGTTCAAGGCTGAGTGTTCCTccgtagggtttttttttaatgtagagcgtaggggcacctgggtggctcagttggttaagcatccgactctttatttcagcccaGGCTATGAACTCATGGGTTCTTgtgtttgggccccacgttgggctctgtgatagtttggagcctgcttgggattctcggtctccctctctctttgcccctcccctggtgcatgctttctctttctctctctctcccccccttcctctctctttcaaaaataaataaataaactttaaaaaagaattgaaaaagtaAAGTgtagttttctgtgtgtgtgtgtgtgtgtgtgttttcaaaaacATGCCTCTCTTGGTTTCACTACCCAACAGCAGAGGTTTCAGTTAAGAGGATCTTCATAATTTTGCCCTGTCAAATGCTACTTCCCATGATTAATAACCCGTGTTAAAGGGGATCGTTTACCACATTGGTGTGTAGCAATAGCAGTGTTCCAAGTAGAACAGAATCCCCGTGTAGggctctttcttaaaatttttaaacaattttcatttgtttttgagagagagagagagggaacgtaagtgggggaggggcagagagagacacacacacagaatccgaaacaggctgcaggctctgagctgtcggcacagagcccgacgtgggctttgaagtcctgaaccatgagatcacgaccagagccgaagtccgatgcttaactgactgagccacccaggcaccccacacccgCCTGGTGTAGGAGTCTTAACTGTGACTCGGTTTTGTCAAGTAACATGTAAGAACCATGATCTGAGAGCTGGGAGGAGAGAATAGCACAGGGACACAAAGACGGGACAGACAAACCTTTGCAGTTGTGGGAGCTTCTTATAGTTTCATCCAAGACCCAAAGCCTGTGGTTTCGTGAGGCCAGACCCAGGTTTTGCTGGAGGAGcaccggtgggggtggggggggtggtggtggctggaGGGGGAGCCCGAAGCTGCTCTTGAATCTTGGTCTCTGCAGAAGTTTGTATGGTTTAACATCAGCAGTGTTGACACCTTTGAGCGGAACTTGGAGACTGCTCGCTGGGAACTGGGCATTGAACTCCCCCAACCAGACGGCAGTGGCCTGTGCCACCGAGAGCGACGGGTGAATGTCGGGCTCCAGTCTGGACTCTGCGGTTCTGAATACAGAACAGTTCAGTGTTTAATCAgctttggaggggcgcctggatggttcagtcagttaagtgctcgactcttgggtttcggctcaggtcatgatctggcggtttgtgggtttgagccccttgttgggctgtgtgctgacagtgtggagcctgcttgggatcctctgtctctctccttctctgcccctccccagctcactctctctgtctctctcaaaataaataaataaaaacttaaaaaaaatttttttttaccagttttggAGTGTGCTTCCTTTGAGCATATTGTAGGCATCTGCTAGTTTACTATATatagtaaaatgaagaaataaattctgttttcatgGAGGAAAGAATCGATTGGTGAAATATTTAGGCAGGCAGCCCTTAAGAAATAGTATAACAGGGCTCAACTGTGAGGGGGCTGTGCTGGGTGTGCTGGGGTCCGTCCTCCTCACCCCCAATTTCAGGTGTCTGGGCAGACAGACGTGTGTGGGGTGAGAGGCTCAGGATTGGGGAAGGCTGGATGCTGTGTCCAGGctctgacacatttttaaaagatactgctCCCTTGTGTAGCATCAGTCTGCCCTTCACAGCCTTTCTCCCGAGGGAACTGATGAGTGGTTTTCTTGGATCTTCTAGGTTTCCCTTGCGAATCTGGTGTCCGCCCTTCTCCTAGTGGGCgtcttcctctgtgctgtgaGGAGGGGGCCCGGCGGGGGCTGGGCATGGCAGGCGAGGACGGGGGCCACCTCTTCAGTGCTGGGGAGACACTGCTAGGGTCTTAAAGTACAGTGTCAACGTGTGGTTTGCAGATGCAGCTGGTTGTGAAGAGGCCAGGTTGGAGACGATGGAGTTTGTGAATTTCctgaagaatcccaagcaatgtCAGGACTTAGGAGCCCCAATTCCAAAGGTATTGATTTCAGAAAACATGATAATGCTCTGAGCTCCCGGTCACAGAGGTCACCATGGGTCAGCGTGGACAGATACGGGACAATTGAGCGTCTTCTAGAGATCGTGTATTTTATTAATCGTGGGAAGTAGCATTTGCCAGGGCAGAATTGTGAAGATCCTCTTAACTGAAACCTCTGTGAGTTTACTTTTTTGAACCATGAGCTTGTGCAATTATAGGAACAGCCCATACCCAACTGAAGTGTGTTTGTGTTCACTCGAAGCACAGACATTATTGGCTTTTCATTTAGAGGCCAGTCTGTCCGTCTAGTTTGGTGCCAACGATCAGAATCTTTTGTTAAATGTCCTGCATAAACCACACGTTACCTACAGTTTTGTTGTCTAAATGAAGTGAAAACTTAGAGCAGTCTGAGTGTAGAACCGTGTATTTTCTTACGACGTTTTTCTTAGAGTTTTCTTTCCTACtcaatttgacattttttttagctgtttgcctttattgctttattttccaaAGCTTTCAACTTAGTTTTTGAAGAAACAAcctttttttattcctgtttttttttttagttcacacaatgttaaattacataattaaaatagaagTACAGCTTGCATAAACAGGTTTGGGATCAGATACAGCTGCCTTATGGTGAGCCCTTGACCCTGCCCTGGACGGAGGGGTGGGGTTGGTGTGGGTCAGGGTTGTTGTACAGCCATTGTgattctggctgctgtgtgttTCTGCTGGTGCCTCTTTGTGTCATGGACCCTTTGATGGCTTGACAAACTGCCAGTCCTTTTCCCAGAATGATTTGCATCTTAAAGGAAATGGAATCACAGACCCTTCAGTCATCCCCGGGCTATGTGGACCAGGCTAAGAGCGCCTAGTGTAGACCGCTCTTTGGACACAGGCCCTTGTAGGAACCCTTGCTTTCTCCAGCTCCTCCCCGTAGTGTGGCCGCCACTAGACAGTTTGTTCTGAACAACAGCAACAGGTGACCGCTGTGAGCCTGGGGACTAGAGGGTAGGAGGTGCTGTCCTGTCTTACAGGCTGGGGAGTGTTTGCTGGAAAGCATGTGTGTGCGACAGAGGTGCAGCTCGCCCTGGTGCTCCCTACTGGAGATCTGCCAGCGCCTGGCCCAGCTGCTGGTCCCCTCGGCTTTGTGGTTGGGTGCCGCGGGGGGTGCCTCTCTTTGCTTCTTAGGATGTCCAGCTGCTTGTACGTGCTTGCAAAGTGGGTGTGATAAGCGGTGTGGCGGTCAGGTCACCAGGAAGGGCCTCTCACCTGGAGTGCGACCCTCCAGCAGTGCGTGGGCTTGCGGGAGGCGTCTCTGTCGTTCTGTGTGGTGCCGAGGACATCAGGACCCACATGGGTGTGGGCTCCTCCTGGGCGTAAAGGCCTACAGGAGATGTGGACACACGTACCCTGGACTCTCAGTTGTGCGTGTGGTCACGCGACTGGCAGAGGTGGATTCATGGCGCACCGTGACCCTAACCCACGTTCACGGGAACATGGGGTCCAGCACCATGTTGTGGACTTGAGTCTTGTGACTCCTTCCCCCTACCTCTTCGTGagtgctttgttgttgtttttaaagactcAAGGAAAAAACACTGTATGGTCTCCTCTGAGGTAACTAGATGCTAACCCACACCCTTGACTGGAAATGGGGCAGTAGAAATTCCctgctttaaatttcttttcagttttcaggTGTGACGGTAATCCATAAGACGAACACCGAGGTGTGTTACGAGAGTGTGAATTGGTGTCACTGTTTTGTAGAACGGTTTGACGGCACCCGTTAGACATTCagaccctttgacccagcaagcCCTGCCCTCGGGAGCTCTTGTGAAGACATGGCCTGCTTAGGTGGATGGGCTTTCGTGTGTCTGTGGTATTTGAACTTTTTATGGTGAACGTggtttaat
This genomic interval from Panthera leo isolate Ple1 chromosome E2, P.leo_Ple1_pat1.1, whole genome shotgun sequence contains the following:
- the LOC122209211 gene encoding CENPB DNA-binding domain-containing protein 1, whose product is MPGKRSLNASAIPSAKRERKAITLDIKLEVLRRFEVGEKLSQIAKALGLAVSTVATIRDNKEKIKANSQIATPLRASRLTRHRSAVMETMERLLHVWLEDQSQRNVPLSVTVIQEKAKSLFDDLQRERGASSPTEKFTASKGWFVRFKERHCLPHFKINSTAPGNKDIYPEALRSIIEEGEYTPQQVFNVDETGLYWKRMPEGTFISVEEKAEPGFKSSRDRLMLLLGGNAAGDFKLKPLLVYHLENPKALKGYSKPNLPVIWRSNKKAWATRSIFQEWFTYFFCPAVERYCAQNNLTHKALLILDNAPCHPVNLSDLSDNVRVEYLHDSTADSIQPVGQGIASAFKAHYVRRTFEHILEATDGEDTATIREFWRNYSIMDAVDNIALAWEALRPATMNSVWKKIWPECVRFQSVSQADNIAQLQQNIVSLAKNVAFEEVVEADVDQLLRSHEEDLSNKELMQLEQEPAEEESEDAPPALRQLTTGRLSAAFSHFEAGLQVLTSDGPNDDWKLKVSGAINDAINCYRELYNEKKRRSKQLS